Proteins encoded in a region of the Ralstonia pseudosolanacearum genome:
- a CDS encoding helical backbone metal receptor yields the protein MTFTDALGQAHAPVDTTPRIASLVPSITDLLFSLDLGGQLVARTGFCIHPREAVRAIPKVGGTKTVKLDRLRELAPTHVIVNIDENTRETADKLRAFVPHVIVTHPCAPEDNLALYGLLGGIFRREAQAQRLSEALARELEALRGQVFPLRRVLYAIWQDPWMTVARDTYISRMLALIGCQTWPEDPAPVQCGTGRHGDCARPNRPDTRYPTFRWSNEVVRDIDCVLLSSEPYSFTEAHADALEKQIGKPVYLVDGEMVSWYGSRAIEGVRYLGRLAQTLT from the coding sequence ATGACCTTCACCGACGCGCTCGGACAGGCGCACGCCCCCGTCGACACCACGCCGCGCATCGCCAGCCTGGTGCCGTCCATCACCGACCTGCTGTTCTCGCTGGACCTGGGCGGGCAGCTCGTCGCGCGCACCGGCTTCTGCATCCACCCGCGCGAGGCGGTGCGGGCCATTCCCAAGGTCGGCGGCACCAAGACGGTCAAGCTCGACCGGCTGCGCGAGCTGGCGCCCACGCACGTCATCGTCAACATCGACGAGAACACGCGCGAGACGGCCGACAAGCTGCGCGCGTTCGTCCCCCATGTCATCGTCACGCACCCGTGCGCGCCGGAGGACAACCTGGCGCTGTACGGCTTGCTGGGCGGCATCTTCCGGCGCGAGGCGCAGGCACAGCGGCTGTCCGAGGCGCTCGCGCGCGAGCTGGAGGCCCTGCGCGGCCAGGTGTTTCCGCTGCGCCGGGTGCTGTACGCGATCTGGCAGGACCCGTGGATGACCGTCGCGCGCGACACCTATATCTCGCGCATGCTGGCGCTGATCGGCTGCCAGACCTGGCCCGAAGATCCGGCGCCGGTGCAATGCGGCACCGGCAGGCACGGCGACTGCGCCCGCCCCAACCGGCCCGATACGCGCTACCCCACGTTCCGCTGGAGCAACGAGGTGGTGCGCGACATCGACTGCGTGCTGCTGTCCAGCGAGCCCTACAGCTTCACCGAAGCCCATGCGGACGCGCTGGAGAAGCAGATCGGCAAGCCGGTCTACCTCGTGGATGGCGAGATGGTGTCGTGGTACGGCAGCCGGGCGATCGAAGGCGTGCGCTACCTGGGGCGGCTGGCGCAGACGTTGACCTGA
- a CDS encoding antibiotic biosynthesis monooxygenase family protein, giving the protein MSEHDVLDDTAAVLPFPAHTHHAPYYAVIFSSLRTDGDNGYGAMAERMVELARTMPGFLGIESVRDEEAVTQGRPGITVSYWSSLEAIHEWKNQAEHRVAQQQGREQWYAAYHLRICKIEYDYGFVR; this is encoded by the coding sequence ATGTCCGAACACGACGTTCTCGACGATACCGCCGCCGTGCTGCCGTTTCCCGCACACACACACCATGCGCCGTACTACGCGGTGATCTTCTCCTCGCTGCGCACCGACGGCGACAACGGCTATGGCGCCATGGCCGAGCGCATGGTCGAGCTGGCGCGCACCATGCCCGGTTTTCTCGGCATCGAATCCGTGCGCGACGAAGAGGCGGTGACGCAGGGGCGGCCCGGCATCACGGTGTCGTACTGGTCGTCGCTGGAAGCCATCCACGAGTGGAAGAACCAGGCCGAGCACCGCGTCGCGCAGCAGCAGGGGCGCGAGCAGTGGTATGCCGCCTACCACCTGCGCATCTGCAAAATCGAGTACGACTACGGGTTCGTGCGCTGA
- a CDS encoding MBL fold metallo-hydrolase: protein MNALEHQLDYPLGDTLPAGGIRHQVAPGIYWLRMPLPFALDHINLWLLRDRQDGQDGWTLVDCGINHEAIRAHWETLFADGLDGLPVLRVLVTHCHPDHVGLSRWLCEGGDHQRWNVRLWMSLGDYAFARMLVGGTGASNAGGESAARHFARHGLTDAEAVERIRNRKDYYSTLVPGVPEQYRRIMDGQVIAIGPHRWRVITGFGHAPEHVALYSEDAGVLISGDMVLPRISTNVSVFDIEPEADPLTLYLTSLDKYEALPEDVLILPSHGRPFRGLHTRIRQLRDHHVDRLAETLAACRRAPQSARDIVDVIFKRQFDVHQMTFAMGEALAHLHALWHRGEVVRAPGADGIIRFHAPA, encoded by the coding sequence ATGAACGCGCTCGAACACCAACTCGACTATCCCCTGGGCGACACGCTGCCCGCAGGCGGCATCCGCCACCAGGTCGCGCCCGGCATCTACTGGCTGCGCATGCCGCTGCCGTTCGCGCTGGACCACATCAACCTGTGGCTGCTGCGCGATCGCCAGGACGGCCAGGACGGCTGGACCCTCGTCGACTGCGGCATCAACCACGAAGCCATCCGCGCGCACTGGGAAACCCTCTTCGCCGACGGGCTCGACGGCCTGCCCGTGCTGCGCGTGCTGGTCACGCACTGCCATCCCGACCACGTCGGCCTGTCGCGCTGGCTGTGCGAGGGCGGCGACCACCAACGCTGGAACGTGCGCCTGTGGATGAGCCTGGGCGACTACGCCTTCGCCCGCATGCTGGTGGGCGGCACCGGCGCGTCCAACGCCGGGGGCGAGTCCGCCGCGCGCCATTTCGCCCGCCACGGCCTGACCGACGCCGAGGCCGTCGAGCGCATCCGTAACCGCAAGGACTACTACAGCACGCTGGTGCCGGGCGTGCCCGAGCAGTACCGCCGCATCATGGACGGCCAGGTCATCGCGATCGGCCCGCACCGCTGGCGCGTCATCACCGGCTTCGGCCACGCGCCCGAGCACGTCGCGCTCTACAGCGAAGACGCCGGCGTGCTGATCTCCGGCGACATGGTGCTGCCGCGCATCTCCACCAACGTCAGCGTGTTCGACATCGAGCCCGAGGCCGATCCGCTCACGCTGTATCTCACCTCGCTCGACAAGTACGAGGCGCTGCCGGAAGACGTGCTGATCCTGCCCTCGCACGGGCGGCCGTTCCGCGGCCTGCACACGCGCATCCGCCAGCTGCGCGACCACCACGTCGACCGCCTTGCCGAGACGCTGGCCGCGTGCCGACGTGCGCCGCAGTCGGCACGCGACATCGTCGACGTCATCTTCAAGCGCCAGTTCGACGTGCACCAGATGACCTTCGCGATGGGCGAAGCGCTGGCCCACCTGCACGCGCTGTGGCATCGCGGCGAGGTGGTCCGCGCGCCGGGCGCCGATGGCATCATCCGATTCCACGCACCGGCCTGA